Proteins encoded in a region of the Streptomyces sp. NBC_00258 genome:
- a CDS encoding PPOX class F420-dependent oxidoreductase, translating to MASNIATNTSVSLDDLLDFVRPRHRAILLTRRSDGGPQGSPLTCGVDDSGRIVVSTYPERAKTRNAKRDDRVSLIVLSDEWNGPWVQIDGTAEVIDSPDSVEPLVEYYRNIAGEHPDWDEYREAMLKQAKSIIRITPEKWGPVATGGFPARLAPQE from the coding sequence ATGGCATCGAACATCGCGACGAACACCTCTGTCTCCCTCGACGATCTGCTGGACTTCGTACGCCCCCGCCACCGCGCCATCCTGCTGACGCGCAGGTCGGACGGCGGCCCCCAGGGTTCGCCGCTGACCTGCGGAGTGGACGACTCGGGCCGCATCGTCGTCTCGACCTACCCGGAGCGCGCCAAGACCCGCAACGCCAAGCGCGACGACCGCGTCAGCCTCATCGTCCTGAGCGACGAGTGGAACGGCCCCTGGGTCCAGATCGACGGCACGGCCGAGGTGATCGACTCCCCCGACTCCGTCGAGCCCCTCGTCGAGTACTACCGCAACATCGCGGGCGAACACCCCGACTGGGACGAGTACCGAGAGGCCATGCTCAAGCAGGCCAAGTCCATCATCAGGATCACCCCCGAGAAGTGGGGCCCGGTGGCAACGGGCGGCTTCCCGGCAAGGCTGGCTCCGCAGGAGTAG
- a CDS encoding YceI family protein, which translates to MGLTARIRTRDGWAVSHAVVTVTDGTGTQVVRAETDEEGGVRDATELAPGAYTVIVTAVGYAPAASSAIVTASGRAAIGTVTLARQGGTELPPPGPWTVDPAHSSVGAVAQHLGISSVHGRFTEFAGSIDIAPDEVAKSRVEAVISAASIDTGNAMRDGHLKSPDFLDVERHPEITYVSTGLTPAAGTDRWTVHGELTMHGVVRPVDLDLAYLGTGADPWGGTRAAFRATTELRREDFAMNYNQVLQAGIAAIGTTLKVELDIQAVQGGTLPSL; encoded by the coding sequence ATGGGACTGACCGCGCGGATCCGTACGCGGGACGGCTGGGCCGTGTCGCACGCGGTCGTCACGGTGACCGACGGGACGGGCACGCAGGTGGTGCGCGCCGAGACGGACGAGGAGGGCGGCGTACGGGACGCGACGGAGCTGGCGCCCGGGGCGTACACCGTGATCGTCACGGCCGTCGGGTACGCGCCCGCCGCGTCCAGCGCGATCGTGACGGCGAGCGGCCGGGCCGCGATCGGCACCGTGACGCTGGCCCGGCAGGGCGGCACCGAACTACCGCCGCCCGGCCCCTGGACCGTCGACCCCGCCCACTCCTCCGTGGGCGCGGTCGCCCAGCACCTGGGCATCTCCAGCGTGCACGGGCGGTTCACGGAGTTCGCGGGCTCGATCGACATCGCGCCCGACGAGGTGGCCAAGTCCCGGGTGGAGGCGGTGATCTCCGCGGCCTCCATCGACACGGGCAACGCCATGCGCGACGGCCACCTGAAGTCCCCGGACTTCCTCGACGTCGAGCGCCACCCGGAGATCACGTACGTCTCGACGGGCCTGACCCCGGCCGCCGGCACCGACCGCTGGACGGTCCACGGCGAACTGACCATGCACGGGGTCGTACGGCCGGTCGACCTGGACCTGGCCTACCTGGGCACGGGCGCCGACCCCTGGGGCGGTACGCGCGCGGCCTTCCGGGCCACCACCGAACTGCGCCGCGAGGACTTCGCGATGAACTACAACCAGGTTCTCCAGGCGGGCATCGCGGCGATCGGTACGACGCTGAAGGTGGAGCTGGACATCCAGGCGGTGCAGGGCGGGACGCTACCGTCGCTGTGA
- a CDS encoding bifunctional glycosyltransferase family 2/GtrA family protein, with product MRTEPSPGNLPAREHLPAGNAGTPVLDVVIPVYNEEKDLQPCVLRLREHLARTFPYAFRITIADNASTDTTPLVAARLEAEMPEVRAFRLEQKGRGRALRTVWSASDAPVLAYMDVDLSTDLNALLPLVAPLISGHSDLAIGSRLARSSRVVRGAKREFISRTYNLILRGSLQARFSDAQCGFKAIRRDVAQVLLPLVEDTGWFFDTEMLVLAERAGLRIHEVPVDWVDDPDSTVHIVRTATDDLKGVWRVGRALATGSLALDRLARPFGDDPRDREISDVPKGLARQLVGFCVVGGLSTLFYLLLYSGFRTFSGSQVANALALLVSAVANTAANRRLTFGVRGRGGAVKHQAQGLVVFGIGLALTSGSLAALNAATNDPAHSTELAVLIAANLAATVLRFLLFRAWVFPDRRDESPSTVVASHTPAVPAGPASPVYATAQRSPYSTTPEPYGSASAPYGTTAYGSTPYGTTHSPHDHQTWGDATMQLQPVRPNDHDPRDAR from the coding sequence ATGCGAACCGAACCTTCTCCCGGCAACCTGCCGGCGCGGGAGCACCTCCCGGCCGGAAATGCCGGTACGCCTGTCCTGGACGTAGTGATCCCCGTCTACAACGAGGAGAAGGACCTCCAGCCGTGTGTGCTCAGACTGCGTGAGCACCTTGCCCGCACCTTCCCGTACGCGTTCCGCATCACCATCGCGGACAACGCGTCCACGGATACCACTCCCCTGGTGGCGGCGCGGCTGGAGGCGGAGATGCCCGAGGTCAGGGCGTTCCGGCTGGAGCAGAAGGGGCGCGGCAGGGCGCTGCGCACCGTCTGGTCCGCCTCGGACGCCCCGGTCCTCGCCTATATGGACGTCGACCTCTCCACCGACCTCAACGCGCTTCTCCCGCTGGTCGCCCCGCTGATCTCGGGTCACTCGGACCTGGCGATCGGCTCGCGGCTCGCCCGCAGCTCGCGGGTGGTGCGGGGGGCCAAGCGGGAGTTCATCTCCCGTACGTACAACCTGATCCTGCGGGGCTCGTTGCAGGCCCGCTTCTCCGACGCCCAGTGCGGTTTCAAGGCGATCCGGCGCGATGTCGCGCAGGTGCTGCTGCCGCTCGTCGAGGACACCGGATGGTTCTTCGACACCGAGATGCTGGTCCTCGCCGAGCGGGCCGGGCTGCGGATCCACGAGGTGCCGGTCGACTGGGTCGACGACCCGGACTCGACCGTGCACATCGTGAGGACCGCGACCGACGACCTCAAGGGTGTCTGGCGGGTGGGGCGCGCCCTGGCCACCGGTTCGCTGGCGCTCGACCGGCTCGCGCGTCCCTTCGGCGACGATCCGCGCGACCGCGAGATCAGCGACGTACCGAAGGGGCTGGCCCGCCAGCTCGTCGGGTTCTGTGTCGTGGGCGGTCTGTCCACGCTGTTCTATCTGCTGCTCTACAGCGGCTTCCGTACGTTCTCGGGGTCGCAGGTCGCCAACGCGCTCGCCCTGCTCGTCTCGGCGGTCGCCAACACCGCGGCCAACCGGCGTCTCACCTTCGGTGTGCGCGGCCGGGGCGGCGCGGTGAAGCACCAGGCGCAGGGCCTGGTCGTCTTCGGCATCGGGCTCGCCCTGACCAGCGGTTCGCTCGCCGCCCTGAACGCGGCGACGAACGACCCCGCGCACTCCACCGAACTGGCGGTGCTCATCGCCGCCAACCTCGCGGCCACCGTGCTGCGGTTCCTGCTCTTCAGGGCCTGGGTGTTCCCTGACCGGCGCGACGAGTCACCGTCGACCGTCGTCGCCTCGCACACACCCGCCGTGCCGGCCGGACCCGCGTCGCCCGTCTACGCGACGGCGCAGCGGTCCCCGTACAGCACGACGCCGGAGCCGTACGGCTCGGCGTCCGCTCCCTACGGCACGACTGCCTACGGCTCGACTCCGTACGGCACGACCCACTCTCCGCACGACCACCAGACCTGGGGGGACGCGACCATGCAGCTCCAGCCGGTGCGTCCGAACGATCACGATCCGAGGGACGCACGATGA
- a CDS encoding STAS domain-containing protein, producing MTFFPTPHDLPECTLLGFPSEIDLSNADVVLVGALDVVDARRDRLRLLVLDLTRTHFMDSQGVRVIAGLRVRLPRPAQLRVAARPEGMASRVLELTGMRRDVPVYDNLAEAIES from the coding sequence ATGACCTTCTTCCCGACCCCTCATGACCTGCCGGAATGCACCCTGCTCGGGTTTCCTTCGGAGATCGACCTGAGCAACGCCGACGTCGTCCTCGTCGGCGCCCTGGACGTCGTGGACGCCAGGAGGGACCGGCTGCGGCTGCTTGTCCTGGACCTCACCCGTACGCACTTCATGGACTCCCAGGGCGTCCGCGTGATCGCCGGCCTCCGCGTCCGGCTGCCCCGGCCCGCCCAACTGCGCGTGGCGGCACGCCCGGAAGGGATGGCGAGCCGTGTCCTGGAGCTGACGGGAATGCGCCGGGACGTGCCGGTGTACGACAACCTCGCGGAGGCGATCGAGTCCTAG
- a CDS encoding ArnT family glycosyltransferase: protein MTTTQPDTTYQGGVGPSGGASPDWGPPGPTGATAVQEPVVAPPAAPEDGSPKQPFVRRLWRGRPEDHRWTRPAFLGTLLLIGALYTWNLTASGYANSFYSAAVQAGSQSWKAFFFGSLDSANAITVDKPPASLWPMALSVRLFGLNSFAILFPQVLMAVATAGVLYGALRRRFSAAAGFIAMAVFALTPVAALMFRFNNPDAALALLMAVTVYCVLRAMEKAQTKWLVWAGAAVGLAFLVKTLQAFLILPPLALVYVVFAPTTLRRRIGQVLLAGLSMIVAGGWWVAIVELWPASSRPYIGGSQNNSFLELTFGYNGLGRINGEETGSVGGGGGGGWGETGWDRMFSSSIGGQISWLIPAALIVLAAGIALTWKAKRTDTARAAFLAWGGSLLITMVIFSFMQGIFHEYYTVALAPYVAAVIGMGASVLWEERGKVWVSLTMAAGVTATAVWGYVLLNRSSDYLPWLKWLVLVGGLVAALGLVFVSRLGRRLALGVVGLSFVAALAGPTAYTLTTLNEGHTGSIVTAGPAVSGGRGGPGGGGGMGGGPGGGGMPGQNQQGGTGQNQQGGGMGQPPTGGMPGGGQNGQGQQNGNGQTGNGQTGQNGQTQRGGGTGDGGGMGGGGGMGGLLNGASVSSEAKALLEKNSGDYTWAAAAIGAQNAASYQLSTGDPVMAIGGFNGSDPSPTLAQFKKYVEDGKIHYFISSGSMGGGGGGSSSGTGTQISEWVQENFKEVTVGSSTFYDLTQPTS, encoded by the coding sequence ATGACGACGACTCAGCCCGACACGACCTATCAGGGGGGCGTCGGTCCCTCCGGGGGCGCGAGCCCCGACTGGGGACCGCCAGGCCCGACCGGGGCAACCGCCGTGCAGGAGCCCGTGGTTGCTCCGCCGGCCGCCCCCGAGGACGGCAGTCCCAAGCAGCCCTTCGTGCGCCGTCTGTGGCGCGGGCGGCCCGAGGACCACCGCTGGACGCGTCCCGCGTTCCTCGGCACGCTGCTGCTGATCGGCGCGCTCTACACCTGGAACCTCACGGCCTCCGGGTACGCCAACTCCTTCTACTCCGCGGCCGTCCAGGCCGGCAGCCAGTCCTGGAAGGCCTTCTTCTTCGGCTCGCTCGACTCGGCCAACGCCATCACCGTCGACAAGCCCCCGGCCTCCCTGTGGCCGATGGCCCTGTCGGTGCGGCTGTTCGGCTTGAACTCCTTCGCGATCCTGTTCCCGCAGGTGCTCATGGCGGTCGCCACGGCCGGAGTGCTGTACGGGGCGCTGCGCCGCCGGTTCAGCGCCGCGGCCGGCTTCATCGCGATGGCCGTCTTCGCGCTCACACCCGTCGCCGCGCTGATGTTCCGCTTCAACAACCCGGACGCGGCCCTCGCGCTCCTGATGGCCGTCACGGTCTACTGCGTGCTGCGGGCCATGGAGAAGGCGCAGACGAAGTGGCTGGTGTGGGCGGGTGCGGCCGTCGGTCTCGCCTTCCTGGTGAAGACCCTCCAGGCCTTCCTGATCCTGCCGCCGCTGGCCCTGGTCTACGTCGTCTTCGCGCCGACGACCCTGCGCAGGCGCATCGGCCAGGTGCTCCTCGCGGGCCTCTCGATGATCGTCGCGGGCGGCTGGTGGGTGGCGATCGTCGAACTGTGGCCCGCGTCCTCCCGCCCGTACATCGGCGGCTCGCAGAACAACTCCTTCCTTGAACTGACCTTCGGCTACAACGGACTCGGCCGCATCAACGGCGAGGAGACCGGCAGCGTCGGAGGCGGCGGGGGCGGCGGCTGGGGCGAGACCGGCTGGGACCGGATGTTCAGTTCCTCGATCGGCGGCCAGATCTCCTGGCTGATCCCGGCCGCGCTGATCGTGCTCGCCGCGGGCATCGCCCTCACCTGGAAGGCGAAGCGGACGGACACGGCCCGTGCCGCGTTCCTCGCCTGGGGCGGCTCGCTGCTGATCACCATGGTGATCTTCAGCTTCATGCAGGGCATCTTCCACGAGTACTACACCGTGGCCCTCGCCCCGTACGTCGCCGCCGTGATCGGCATGGGCGCGAGCGTGCTGTGGGAGGAGCGCGGCAAGGTGTGGGTCTCGCTCACCATGGCCGCCGGGGTGACGGCCACCGCGGTCTGGGGGTACGTCCTCCTGAACCGCTCCTCGGACTACCTGCCCTGGCTGAAGTGGCTGGTCCTGGTGGGCGGCCTGGTCGCCGCGCTCGGCCTGGTCTTCGTCTCGCGGCTCGGGCGCCGACTGGCCCTCGGGGTCGTCGGGTTGAGCTTCGTCGCGGCCCTCGCGGGTCCGACGGCGTACACCCTCACCACGCTGAACGAGGGCCACACCGGTTCGATCGTGACGGCCGGTCCGGCGGTCTCGGGCGGCAGGGGCGGACCCGGCGGCGGTGGCGGCATGGGCGGCGGCCCCGGTGGCGGCGGTATGCCGGGCCAGAACCAGCAGGGTGGCACCGGTCAGAACCAGCAGGGCGGCGGCATGGGGCAGCCCCCGACCGGCGGTATGCCGGGCGGCGGCCAGAACGGCCAGGGCCAGCAGAACGGCAACGGCCAGACCGGCAACGGTCAGACGGGCCAGAACGGCCAGACCCAGCGCGGTGGCGGCACAGGCGACGGCGGCGGTATGGGCGGCGGTGGCGGTATGGGCGGTCTGCTCAACGGCGCGAGCGTCAGCTCCGAGGCCAAGGCCCTCCTGGAGAAGAACTCCGGCGACTACACCTGGGCCGCGGCGGCCATCGGCGCCCAGAACGCCGCGAGCTACCAGCTCTCCACCGGTGACCCGGTCATGGCGATCGGCGGGTTCAACGGCAGTGACCCGTCGCCGACGCTGGCCCAGTTCAAGAAGTACGTGGAGGACGGGAAGATCCACTACTTCATCTCCTCCGGCTCCATGGGCGGCGGTGGCGGCGGCAGCAGCTCCGGCACCGGGACCCAGATCAGCGAGTGGGTGCAGGAGAACTTCAAGGAGGTGACGGTGGGTTCGTCCACCTTCTACGACCTGACGCAGCCGACGAGCTGA
- a CDS encoding TetR/AcrR family transcriptional regulator has translation MVRAADRAKRPARTSVWLEGKAPRGGGARGGQPSSLDRDRITEVTVRLLDAEGLAKFSMRRLAAELNVTAMSVYWYVDTKDDLLELALDAVFGELELPDPEPGEDWREQLRALAVGYRALLVRHPWVSPLVGTFLNIGPHSMAFSLRVQEVVRNTGLPLRRQSGAISAVFQWVYGFGTIEGHFVQRCASAGMTQDEYFHQAMSTFSGHPQFAENYESAAGLMEARGGDTVEEMRERDFSVAFELVVAGIESMVARETGG, from the coding sequence ATGGTGAGGGCAGCCGACCGGGCCAAGCGTCCGGCGCGGACCAGCGTCTGGTTGGAGGGCAAGGCCCCGCGGGGCGGCGGTGCCCGGGGAGGACAGCCGTCGTCGCTCGACCGGGACCGGATCACCGAGGTGACGGTACGGCTGCTCGACGCGGAGGGACTGGCCAAGTTCTCCATGCGCCGGCTGGCCGCCGAGCTGAACGTGACCGCGATGTCCGTCTACTGGTACGTGGACACCAAGGACGATCTTCTCGAACTCGCCCTCGACGCGGTGTTCGGTGAACTGGAGCTGCCCGACCCGGAGCCGGGCGAGGACTGGCGCGAGCAGCTCCGGGCGCTGGCCGTCGGGTACCGGGCCCTGCTTGTCCGGCATCCCTGGGTGTCGCCGCTCGTCGGGACGTTCCTCAACATCGGGCCGCACTCCATGGCCTTCTCGCTGCGGGTGCAGGAGGTTGTGCGCAACACGGGGCTGCCGTTGCGGCGGCAGAGCGGCGCGATCTCCGCTGTTTTCCAGTGGGTGTACGGGTTCGGCACGATCGAGGGGCACTTCGTGCAGCGGTGCGCGTCCGCGGGGATGACGCAGGACGAGTACTTCCACCAGGCCATGAGTACGTTCAGCGGGCATCCTCAGTTCGCGGAGAACTATGAGAGTGCGGCGGGGCTCATGGAGGCGCGCGGGGGTGACACGGTCGAGGAGATGCGGGAGCGGGACTTCTCCGTGGCGTTCGAGTTGGTGGTGGCGGGGATCGAGAGCATGGTTGCCCGAGAGACCGGTGGGTGA
- a CDS encoding MFS transporter encodes MPTSQGQAHPQRWLILGVISVAQLTVLLDNTVLNVAIPSLTEELDAGTADIQWMINAYSLVQSGLLLTAGSAADRYGRKKMLVCGLVLFGIGSLAAGLADSTGQLIAARAGMGVGGALLVTTTLAVVMQIFTTEEQPKAIAIWSAVAALGFATGPLLGGFMLDHFWWGAIFLINLPVVALALFAVISLVPESKNRRGDRPDLLGALLSTIGMASLVYAIISGPEHGWTSGRVLAPAATALVVLALFAYWESRIPYPMLDLHFFRDQRFTGAVSGAVLIAFGMGGSLFLLTQHLQFVLGYGPLEAGLRTAPLALTIVALNFTGLSARWTAKLGNPVSIALGMTLMSGGLVSIATLAASGYTGTLLGLVLIGAGSAIAGPAMAHAIMSAIPREKAGVGAGVNGTLNEFGIGLGVAVLGAVLNARFAALIPVAASSLPAALASAESAGERARITDAFASGLETSQLVGAAAVFLGGLLAAALLRRAERADSAVTMAA; translated from the coding sequence ATGCCAACCTCGCAAGGCCAAGCCCACCCCCAGCGCTGGCTGATCCTCGGTGTCATCTCCGTCGCCCAGCTCACCGTGCTGCTCGACAACACCGTGCTGAACGTCGCGATCCCCTCCCTCACCGAGGAGCTGGACGCCGGCACCGCGGACATCCAGTGGATGATCAACGCGTACTCGCTCGTGCAGTCGGGCCTGCTGCTCACCGCGGGCAGCGCGGCCGACCGCTACGGCCGCAAGAAGATGCTGGTCTGCGGACTCGTCCTGTTCGGCATCGGCTCGCTGGCCGCCGGACTGGCCGACAGCACCGGGCAGTTGATCGCCGCCCGCGCGGGCATGGGCGTCGGTGGCGCGCTCCTGGTCACCACCACGCTCGCCGTCGTGATGCAGATCTTCACGACGGAGGAGCAGCCGAAGGCGATCGCCATCTGGAGCGCGGTCGCCGCGCTCGGCTTCGCGACCGGTCCGCTGCTCGGCGGTTTCATGCTCGACCACTTCTGGTGGGGCGCGATCTTCCTGATCAACCTGCCGGTGGTGGCGCTGGCACTCTTCGCGGTGATCTCCCTCGTGCCCGAGTCCAAGAACCGGCGCGGCGACCGCCCCGACCTCCTGGGCGCCCTGCTCTCCACGATCGGCATGGCCTCCCTCGTGTACGCGATCATCTCGGGCCCGGAACACGGCTGGACCTCCGGCCGGGTGCTCGCCCCGGCGGCCACCGCGCTGGTGGTCCTCGCCCTGTTCGCGTACTGGGAGAGCCGGATCCCGTATCCGATGCTGGACCTGCACTTCTTCCGGGACCAGCGGTTCACGGGCGCGGTCTCCGGTGCCGTACTGATCGCCTTCGGCATGGGCGGCTCGCTGTTCCTGCTGACCCAGCACCTCCAGTTCGTCCTGGGGTACGGGCCGTTGGAGGCGGGGCTGCGCACCGCGCCGCTCGCGCTGACCATCGTGGCCCTCAACTTCACCGGTCTGTCGGCCAGGTGGACGGCGAAGCTGGGCAATCCGGTGTCGATCGCGCTCGGCATGACGCTGATGTCGGGCGGCCTGGTGTCGATCGCGACCCTCGCGGCGAGCGGGTACACGGGCACGCTGCTCGGGCTGGTGCTCATCGGCGCGGGCTCCGCGATCGCCGGCCCGGCCATGGCGCACGCCATCATGAGCGCGATCCCGCGGGAGAAGGCCGGCGTGGGCGCGGGCGTCAACGGCACGCTCAACGAATTCGGCATCGGGCTCGGTGTGGCGGTGCTCGGCGCCGTCCTCAACGCCCGCTTCGCCGCGCTGATCCCGGTCGCCGCGTCCTCCCTGCCGGCGGCGCTGGCGTCCGCGGAGTCGGCGGGCGAGCGCGCACGGATCACGGACGCGTTCGCCTCGGGTCTGGAGACCAGTCAGCTGGTGGGCGCGGCGGCGGTGTTCCTCGGCGGACTGCTGGCCGCGGCGTTGCTCCGGCGGGCGGAACGGGCAGACTCCGCGGTGACGATGGCGGCGTAG
- a CDS encoding GAF and ANTAR domain-containing protein, whose protein sequence is MTLSADPADRGHRDEQQPRATAPESATLHQALAGTGGLDTLLRDLTDRAVLAVAGAEACSITVRRDGRLLTVAGTDGLPSGLDQRQYENGDGPCVRAADSDAEQHAPDLSQEDRWPTYAAYALSRGVRTVLAVPLAVDGETDAALNLYATTEGAFRGSRTVARAFAANASDAINAALSIERERASAGDVRTALLSRSVIDQAIGILMAQERCTAQTALDTLRRVSQDANIKLRDLCGDLVARTTDGASDRASDGASHGRGGASRRRASQRR, encoded by the coding sequence ATGACACTCTCCGCCGATCCTGCTGACCGCGGCCATCGCGACGAGCAGCAGCCGCGTGCCACCGCCCCGGAGTCCGCCACGCTGCACCAGGCGCTGGCCGGCACCGGTGGCCTCGACACGCTGCTGCGCGACCTCACGGACCGCGCCGTGCTCGCCGTGGCGGGCGCCGAGGCGTGCAGCATCACCGTGCGCCGCGACGGGCGCCTGCTGACGGTGGCGGGCACCGACGGCCTGCCCAGCGGGCTCGACCAGCGCCAGTACGAGAACGGCGACGGGCCCTGCGTCAGGGCGGCGGACTCGGACGCGGAGCAGCACGCACCCGACCTCTCCCAGGAGGACCGCTGGCCCACGTACGCCGCGTACGCGCTCTCCAGGGGAGTCCGTACGGTGCTGGCCGTGCCGCTCGCGGTCGACGGCGAGACCGACGCCGCCCTCAACCTCTACGCCACGACGGAGGGCGCCTTCCGCGGGAGCCGCACCGTGGCCAGGGCCTTCGCGGCGAACGCCTCGGACGCGATCAACGCCGCCCTGAGCATCGAGCGCGAGCGGGCGTCGGCGGGCGACGTCCGCACGGCGCTGCTCTCGCGCAGCGTGATCGACCAGGCCATCGGCATCCTCATGGCCCAGGAGCGCTGCACCGCGCAGACGGCACTCGACACCCTGCGCCGCGTCTCCCAGGACGCGAACATCAAACTCCGTGACCTGTGCGGAGACTTGGTGGCCCGCACGACGGACGGGGCCTCGGACCGGGCGTCGGACGGCGCATCGCACGGGCGCGGCGGTGCCTCGCGCCGGCGGGCGTCACAGCGACGGTAG
- a CDS encoding GAF and ANTAR domain-containing protein — protein sequence MPKRFVVAASEFSELPRFSGGLELAETLTVAAQQLHETSSPRSTLRTAVRLAVHILPGAEHAGISVIERKAHRQTLAWTDEVVRSAEALASGGEHQHWTRLWTSPVARIEDSASGDDDGEPALSDLGLRSVLSLRLRTERQRLTVLTAYATKPRAFDDSATRIGRLFTAHVSIAFDSATAREQLTEAMRTRDLIGQATGILMERLDIDAAEAFDSLVRTSQRENVKLRDLARRIVDARSGE from the coding sequence ATGCCGAAGAGGTTCGTGGTGGCTGCGTCTGAGTTTTCCGAATTGCCCCGTTTTTCCGGGGGTCTTGAGCTGGCCGAGACACTGACGGTCGCGGCTCAGCAACTGCACGAGACGTCCAGTCCCCGCAGCACCCTGCGCACCGCCGTCCGGCTCGCCGTGCACATCCTTCCCGGCGCCGAGCACGCCGGTATCTCCGTCATCGAGCGCAAGGCCCACCGCCAGACCCTCGCCTGGACCGACGAGGTCGTCCGCTCCGCCGAAGCCCTGGCCTCGGGCGGGGAACACCAGCACTGGACCCGGCTGTGGACCTCCCCGGTCGCCCGTATCGAGGACAGCGCGTCCGGCGACGACGACGGCGAACCCGCCCTCTCCGACCTCGGACTGCGCTCGGTGCTCTCGCTCCGGCTGCGCACCGAACGCCAGCGACTCACGGTCCTCACGGCGTACGCGACCAAGCCGCGGGCCTTCGACGACTCGGCCACCCGGATCGGCCGGCTGTTCACAGCGCACGTCAGCATCGCGTTCGACTCGGCGACCGCCCGCGAGCAGCTCACCGAGGCCATGCGCACCCGGGACCTGATCGGCCAGGCCACGGGCATCCTCATGGAACGCCTCGACATCGACGCGGCCGAGGCCTTCGACAGCCTCGTCCGGACCTCCCAGCGGGAGAACGTCAAGCTGCGTGACCTGGCCAGACGGATCGTCGACGCCAGGAGCGGCGAGTGA